From the genome of Brassica oleracea var. oleracea cultivar TO1000 chromosome C4, BOL, whole genome shotgun sequence:
CGGATTGGAAAGCTCACTGGACTCCAATTCTCCTGAAAACATGTCTCCCAACGGCTCCGTATTGTATTCTTCATCATCTTCCATTACCTGATACTCTACCCCATTGGGTACTTCATTCTCCTCATTGTTGTTCTCCTCATTCATCTCATGGATGTCATGAATCTGAACTCCTTGTTCCGCCAGAGGAACAAGTAGTGGTTCATCATTATCATCTTCATCATCATCCTCAGAGTCATGATCCATTCCACCATTTTGGATCAAACAACTACCCGAATCATGCGTGAGCATTCCACATACCTCACAGAAGCCCCTTAACCTCTTATAGCGGAATTTGAGGAGAGTGTTGACTCCTGGAGTGAACTGGAAGTTCTTCTGGAACCGAAGTGGGAGATCAACATCCCAATTAACTCTGACACGAGCATACTCCACACGAACTGCCGTCTCAGCATTGTAATCCACATCCATGTATTGCCCCATCGCGCGTCCTATGTGCATGATTACGTCTTGGTTCATATACTGGAGCGGTATTCCCCTTATCTGGATCCAGAGGGGAATGAAGTTCAACATCAAAGGGTTAAACAGAGGAGACCACCTTTGCATTATGAGCATCCGATCAGCAAACGCCCAGGGACCTCTCCTGAGGACATTCTCCATTGATTCCTCGGATGGAAACACAAACTGGAACCGCCTTCCTTCAACAATTCTTCCATGGACCAACCCTGCATGTCCCCACTGTCGTGGTAAAGCCGCAATAATCGCACGAATGTTTTGACGCCTTGGGATTACAGGACGCCCAATGATGATGAAACGGTTCTCTGCTGCTGCTTGGTTGACCACATCCAGAGGTAGCGCCACTGGTTCATCTTCCACACCCAAATCTAAATCTTGTAAATTCCGGTGAAGATTATCCGTCACTGTTATCAATCTTCTGTACTTTTGCAATAGAAATTTGCTCAAGATAGTATTGAATGTGTGAAAGAATCGACTGATTCTAGATTGCCATATATAGAGTTCCAGAAAATAACTCCAATACATAAGTGCATCACGATGCGTAGTTGCCATCGTGAGAATAACCGTCGGGGAGTGGGCAATAAACCGTCGTCCGCCGTCGAAAACATCAATAACCGTTACCGAAATAACAGTGCAAAGTCTGAGGAATAACCGTTTCCAAATCGCCTTAGTTTCGCCTTCTTTCATTTTTTTACTTGAAGTAACTTTTTTATATTCAATTTCCTCTTTTTTTTTTGTTTCACTGGCAATTGATTCAACGGTCCAGATCGAATCCTGGTGGATCCTCCGTGTAAAATCGACGGTCGTTATTCAATTTCCTCCTTTTTTTTGTTTCACTGGCAATTGATTCAACGGTCCAGATCGAATCCTGGTGGATCCTCCGTGTAAAATCGACGGTCACTATTCAATTTCCTTTTTTGATTGTTCAGCAATTTCCGTTTTGATTTAGAAGTATCTAATATATATACCTGAATAAAGTTTCCTTTTTATTATCATATCCGCTAATTATACAACTCTCTCTCTCGAACAAATCAAAAACTCAGACTCTAACTAGGGTTTTACTTGCAGTGAAGTACATATTCTAACTAGGAAAGAGTATGATGGAGTTTGTGAAATCGTTGGGCAAAGGTTCGGGTGGTTCTGTCAATCTCATCAGAGTCACTAAACCCGACGGCTCGAACCCATACTACCACGCCGTGAAAAGCTCAAACTACTACGACTGTCTCCATGAGGAGTTTCAGATTCTATCTAAGCTCAGAGATTGTCCAGGAATCGTGCAAACCTTTGGAGCATCTCTGTCGAGAGGTGTCAATGATCAGGGGAGCAGAGTTAACAACATGTCGATGGAGTACGCAGCTGGTGGAAGTTTAACTTCTTTCATGGAAACAAGGTCGTATGATTCTTCAAGGACTTGTCTGCGCTCATGATCACGGCTACGTCCACTGCGATCTCAAACCGGACAATCTTCTCGTGTTTCCACGTGATGTTAATGGTGGTGTAACGAAAGAAGTTTCGTACGAGGTGAAGATTTCTGATTTTGGGATGTCGACAGAAGCTGGAGAGGGGTCGGTGTTTTGGGGGTGTGATTCTCCATACTTGGGAACGCCTCTTTACATGTCGCCGGAGTCTGTTCGTGACGGCGTGGCTGAGAAGTCGTTAGACTTGTGGTCGTTAGGTTGCGTTGTGTTGGAGATGTACACAGGAAAGCCTCCGTGGCCGTTCCAAGACTCGAAGGAGTTTTTGCGTAATTTGTTGGATGACAAGGCACCAGAGGTTCCAGAGTCTGTTCCTTGGGAAGCACGCCAGTTTCTATAAACGTGTTTCGCAAGGAATCCTGTGGAGAGAGGAAGCGCTTCGGGTCTGTTGAAGCATCCGTTTCTGATGAGAATAAAGTGGTGGTCACTAAGGACTTGGCTTAGCATGAAGATATGTGGTGTGATTAGGATCGTTTACATTGTAATAGTCTATATAGCAAATTCTCATTGTAACAAATCTTTTTTGACATAAATAAAGATTCAGTTTATCCTAACTCTAATACTTAAGAGTTTAGATTCTAGAAATCAATGAATCGAACTGGAGTATTGTAAAGAACAAGTTAAAACGGACTGAATGGTTTAGATCACCTAGTGGTCCGGGATGGGGTGTTACAATTATTCCACCAAAACCTCCAAAACCGCCAGTATGCAATGTCGTGTTTGTTCAGTCGTTTTGTCTCAGTGGGTCAGTGTGTTCCGTCGTTTAGTTACTTGGTGGTAGATGGATCAGACCAAGATAATACACAGTTGTGGAGCAGCCAAGGCAAGCAAAACCAAGTTTGGTTCCTGTATTAGCATTGCCACTTGGTCGCTAAACCATCTCGTTTACTTTTGTTTTCTTTTAGTTCTCTTTGATGTACCTACTCTGTTTATATAAGTTCTATACGTAACTTGTAACAACACTTGGGGGAATTTATGTTAATGTGTTTTTCTCTTTATGTTACTCGTCGTTGTGTCAATCATGAAAACAAACAAGTCTAGCTAAAAAAGTGTTTCCATGTCTCCAAAGCTTTGATTAAAGAGGCAGCTGTTTCATGAATAGCTAAGGATGTGTGGATGTTCTTCCCAGAAACCGCGTTCAATGATGTTGCAATGATCTACCACCACTTCTCCTTCCCGTTTCGGTTTCTTCCCTGAAACTACTACTCCATTCTTGACTGCAACAGCTTCCTGAAAATGAATATAATCATACAGCTGATTAACAGATAAACTACAAAATGCTCTGCAATGGAAAATAAGAAACAGAACCATTAAGAGTCAATAAGCAAGGCTTGATTAATTTAATTGGTTCTGAAAAATAAGAAACAGAACCAGTTTGGCCCTTTCTTTAGCTAGTCCATTGTATATCTTCCTCCTATACAAAGCTTTAAGAGAGTTCGATAGTAAAGGAGGCAAATACTAACCTTTGAGCGGAAGACCGATGAACCCATTCGAAAGATTAGAGGCAATGTATTGTACTCGATTCCAAATTGACTGCTAAGCAGCTCGTTCTTTTCTCGTGTTTGGGTTCCCTGGAAAAGCCATTCACAAAGAACAAATAAGAAAAACCATATTCAAGGCATGACAAAATGAAATCTTTCTCCACCATAACAAAGTACCTTTAAGTAATCTTGGGATTGAGTTTTGGTCTTTCCAGACTTAACAAGCATCCAGAAACATGTATTATACTGATTATTAATATGGCCTGCCAAACAAAAAGACAGAAATAAAACATGATACTACTCATATATAGATGATTCCAAAAGATTGATCAGACATTATATTTACTCACAGTCAACTTGTCTCCAAGCCAGATAATCCAAAAGAATCTTGTATGTTGGATAGCATACTGCTCGTCCATCAAACGATGGAGGGTACTTTAGTTCTTTATGAGGGAAGAAATCTCCCCATCTTATCACATATGTGGATGTAAACAAGGATGCGATTGCAGATATTATCTTACTGCGATACAATATCAGGACATTAAGAACCAAAAGAATCAGGGAGATAAGAGCCAAAACTGTAAGGAAAATAAAATAAAATTCGTTTTAACCTGGAGTGTCTTTTGTAGAGCTCAGATTCTCTCTTCAAAACAAAGCTGAAATCGTTGATGAAGTTAGTTAATAACTTAGATATGTAAAAGATGATATACAAGAGGCTGAGAGATGGAGGGAGACCTGTACTCATCACTCACACCATAGGCAAAGTGAATATCCTCAAACTCCTCGAGAACAGCCACTGCACATGAATTCATAAGTTTCAGAGCTTGCTCATCATTTGGCTTCTCAAACTCATGAACGTCAGAAAACCTACCAAAACCCCAAGCAAGCTCCACAAAATAAATTTCAACATATAACGTTAGTTGATTAGTGCTGAAAATGCAAGTTAAGATTCAAGAACTAGAATACGCCCTAGACTAAAGTAACCATAGCATCACATCAGCAAACTGAAGAGGCCAGCTAAAGAAGTAAACCAATTCATGACATAGCTGAATCGTAGGGAGCCCAAGGACATGACTAGTTTAAGGCAAAAAAAACAAAAAAAAAATTACCTGTGAAAGTGAGAGCCGTCAATCCTAACAACGACCCAAGTTAAAGGTAACAATTTGCTCTCAAACCGAAACGACCTAACAAAATCTGGTTCAACTCTGCCAATATCTTTAGTGAAGTGACCAAGATCATTATATAAGGAGGGGTGCTCATTCCAAAAGCTTCTTCCAGCAATATTCTCTGAGTGTACAAGAACCGCCTTTCTCCTCAATCTTTTTACAGGATTGCCATTCTCATCATGCTTTACAGTTTCTTCCACCTGAATGAAGTTAAATGGAAGTATCTCATATAAGAAATCTATAAAAATTCTGCGGTATAAGCCAAGTTTATGAAAAACATCAAGCAAGAAGATGCAATGAAAAGGGGAGATCTAACTTTTTTACAAAACACAATACAAAGAAGATAACACATATTTTCAGCTAGTTATATCAACGTGAAAAAAGCTGAAGTAATAGTCTTTTACACATGACAATATTTTTACAAGGGTTCAGGCAATTAACATTCTAAATGGAAAAGCTAAACGTACATGTGCGCCAATCATATTGTTCAACAAACTGATCTTAGTAACCTTCATAGAGAACCAAATTTCAATTGGAAGGTCTATAATCTAAATAACACATCACATACTAAAGCAAACATAGAAGCGCTGTATATATAATTTCTAACAGAAAATATAAACTATAACCTTTTTCTTGAAGAGACATGATCCTTGTCGAAACAATTCAGGAAGCGTTTTGTAATTGATACCAAACTTCTGAAAGAGAAGCTCATTTTTCTGCTGCTTTTGTGTATCCTGCAGGTATCCAATGGAAATAGACAAACAATGAAATATAATCACTAATCATGATATCAGGAGAAGAAGGTAAAAGATCACATAGTCATAATGCTAAACACATTCCACAAAAACAAAAAAAAAAAACAAAATTGATATCTGCCACAGAAAAGCACTAACAACACACCTTAAGAACCTCTTGTGCTTCGCTTATGGTCTTTCCACTTTTAACTAACATCCAAAAACAGGTTTCATACTGATTATTGGCGTGGCCTGTAACGAAGAAACGGAACTTGTTAGACGTTTCAGTAGATAATTCACGCAAACAAGTATCAACATTATCTAAAACAGAAATTATCATGAACGTGTGTCAAGTACAATATATCTGAGGTAAGAATGTCTTACAGTCCTGTTGTTTCCACGCAAGATAAGCTTGAAGGACCTCTGGCGATGCGCAACTTACAACTTTTGAGGTGAAAGAAGGAGAATATTCCAATTTTCTTTGGGGAAAGAACTCTTTCCATTTTGTTACATACGCTGAAGCAAAGAAGGAAGCTACCAACGACAAAATCTTACTGCGTATTAACCACAAAAAAACAGGAAAGTGAAGACTATATAAGTCAACCAGAGAATATTATGCAAAGGGTGGTTTCCAAATATGGATCAAGTTAGATGAATAAACACCTGGCTCGTCTCTGGTAGAATCTTGACGTTTTCTTGAACACAAAGCTAAGGAAGACACAGAAAACAATTGGAAGGTGATGGATAGAGTGAGAGCGTGAGACAAATGAAGACAAAGAAAGTGAGTTGTGGAACCTGTATTCATCACTGTATCCATAAGCAAAGATGATATCAGGATACTCTTCCAGAACCGCAGATGAACATGAGTTCATAAGATTGAGAGCAGCTTCATCATTAGGCTTCTCAAACTCATGAACTTGGGAAAACCTATAGTGGTTAAAGGAGGTAAGAGAGCATTCTCGAGAAACAGCTGTTTCATGAATAGCTAAGGATGTGTGGATGTTCTTCCCACATCCTATGCGTGTTTTATGTAGACTATCTCCCTTGTCGAATTACAATCAAGGAGAGAAACTTTTACCTAGAAAAATCACGACCATCGATCCGAACAAGGATCAAATTAGGAAGCATAACTTCATCTTCCAATTCGAATGACTTGACATACTCGTACTTGCTATTCGCCATATAATTTATTTGATGCTACTCTTTGACTTTTGAACTTTTCACAGAAACACG
Proteins encoded in this window:
- the LOC106338109 gene encoding uncharacterized protein LOC106338109, with product MKEGETKAIWKRLFLRLCTVISVTVIDVFDGGRRFIAHSPTVILTMATTHRDALMYWSYFLELYIWQSRISRFFHTFNTILSKFLLQKYRRLITVTDNLHRNLQDLDLGVEDEPVALPLDVVNQAAAENRFIIIGRPVIPRRQNIRAIIAALPRQWGHAGLVHGRIVEGRRFQFVFPSEESMENVLRRGPWAFADRMLIMQRWSPLFNPLMLNFIPLWIQIRGIPLQYMNQDVIMHIGRAMGQYMDVDYNAETAVRVEYARVRVNWDVDLPLRFQKNFQFTPGVNTLLKFRYKRLRGFCEVCGMLTHDSGSCLIQNGGMDHDSEDDDEDDNDEPLLVPLAEQGVQIHDIHEMNEENNNEENEVPNGVEYQVMEDDEEYNTEPLGDMFSGELESSELSNPIPIYSNSTGDIAGDDARQGKRIMEEPDESSMQALYDSFPP
- the LOC106337476 gene encoding tRNA(His) guanylyltransferase 1, producing the protein MANSKYEYVKSFELEDEVMLPNLILVRIDGRDFSRFSQVHEFEKPNDEAALNLMNSCSSAVLEEYPDIIFAYGYSDEYSFVFKKTSRFYQRRASKILSLVASFFASAYVTKWKEFFPQRKLEYSPSFTSKVVSCASPEVLQAYLAWKQQDCHANNQYETCFWMLVKSGKTISEAQEVLKDTQKQQKNELLFQKFGINYKTLPELFRQGSCLFKKKVEETVKHDENGNPVKRLRRKAVLVHSENIAGRSFWNEHPSLYNDLGHFTKDIGRVEPDFVRSFRFESKLLPLTWVVVRIDGSHFHRFSDVHEFEKPNDEQALKLMNSCAVAVLEEFEDIHFAYGVSDEYSFVLKRESELYKRHSSKIISAIASLFTSTYVIRWGDFFPHKELKYPPSFDGRAVCYPTYKILLDYLAWRQVDCHINNQYNTCFWMLVKSGKTKTQSQDYLKGTQTREKNELLSSQFGIEYNTLPLIFRMGSSVFRSKEAVAVKNGVVVSGKKPKREGEVVVDHCNIIERGFWEEHPHILSYS